Proteins from a single region of Octopus sinensis unplaced genomic scaffold, ASM634580v1 Contig16123, whole genome shotgun sequence:
- the LOC115230672 gene encoding uncharacterized protein LOC115230672 isoform X2 — MYASSEFKHCEHIALCRDCYIRIKCESCPTCQQPISGVREFESPVLKERDLLRVAKRLGRDWWQVAIFSGVDTTELKIDDESIDTVKQGYLMLHEWFRNCDPETRTHATLSAALEEAECFTAMECLSLDAK; from the exons ATGTATGCCTCTTCCGAATTCAAGCACTGTGAACATATAGCCCTATGTCGTGATTGTTATATCAGAATTAAGTGTGAATCATGCCCCACTTGTCAACAGCCAATAAGTggtgtgagagaatttg agagtCCAGTTCTGAAGGAGAGGGATCTTCTGAGAGTGGCTAAGAGGTTAGGACGTGATTGGTGGCAAGTGG CGATCTTTTCAGGAGTTGATACAACTGAACTGAAAATTGATGATGAGTCTATTGACACTGTAAAACAAGGCTACCTGATGCTTCATGAATGGTTCAGAAATTGCGACCCagaaacacggacacacgcaACATTAAGTGCAGCTCTTGAAGAAGCTGAATGTTTCACTGCGATGGAATGTCTGTCATTAGACGCAAAGTGA
- the LOC115230672 gene encoding uncharacterized protein LOC115230672 isoform X1 yields the protein MYASSEFKHCEHIALCRDCYIRIKCESCPTCQQPISGVREFARPIFEDKEVQTVEEPRESPVLKERDLLRVAKRLGRDWWQVAIFSGVDTTELKIDDESIDTVKQGYLMLHEWFRNCDPETRTHATLSAALEEAECFTAMECLSLDAK from the exons ATGTATGCCTCTTCCGAATTCAAGCACTGTGAACATATAGCCCTATGTCGTGATTGTTATATCAGAATTAAGTGTGAATCATGCCCCACTTGTCAACAGCCAATAAGTggtgtgagagaatttg caaGGCCAATATTTGAAGACAAAGAGGTCCAGACAGTGGAAGAGCCACGTG agagtCCAGTTCTGAAGGAGAGGGATCTTCTGAGAGTGGCTAAGAGGTTAGGACGTGATTGGTGGCAAGTGG CGATCTTTTCAGGAGTTGATACAACTGAACTGAAAATTGATGATGAGTCTATTGACACTGTAAAACAAGGCTACCTGATGCTTCATGAATGGTTCAGAAATTGCGACCCagaaacacggacacacgcaACATTAAGTGCAGCTCTTGAAGAAGCTGAATGTTTCACTGCGATGGAATGTCTGTCATTAGACGCAAAGTGA
- the LOC115230672 gene encoding uncharacterized protein LOC115230672 isoform X3: MYASSEFKHCEHIALCRDCYIRIKCESCPTCQQPISGVREFARPIFEDKEVQTVEEPRAIFSGVDTTELKIDDESIDTVKQGYLMLHEWFRNCDPETRTHATLSAALEEAECFTAMECLSLDAK, translated from the exons ATGTATGCCTCTTCCGAATTCAAGCACTGTGAACATATAGCCCTATGTCGTGATTGTTATATCAGAATTAAGTGTGAATCATGCCCCACTTGTCAACAGCCAATAAGTggtgtgagagaatttg caaGGCCAATATTTGAAGACAAAGAGGTCCAGACAGTGGAAGAGCCACGTG CGATCTTTTCAGGAGTTGATACAACTGAACTGAAAATTGATGATGAGTCTATTGACACTGTAAAACAAGGCTACCTGATGCTTCATGAATGGTTCAGAAATTGCGACCCagaaacacggacacacgcaACATTAAGTGCAGCTCTTGAAGAAGCTGAATGTTTCACTGCGATGGAATGTCTGTCATTAGACGCAAAGTGA